The Halomonas qaidamensis genome includes the window TGGTGCTTGGATGTTCGCACGTGCCAACGAGGTGCTTTACAGCACAGTGCCTGCCGAAGACGTGCGGCAGCCGCTTTATCAGCGTGATGTGGCGGTCAACGAGCTTGAGCGCTCTATCCGCCGCAAGGTGTTGCGCCATCTGACCGTTAATCCCGGCCACGATGTGGCTATCTGCTTAGCGCTGATGAGCGTTGCAAAAGATGCCGAGCGCATTGGCGATTACTGTAAAAACGTCTTTGAAGTTGGCGCTTTTTACAGTGAAGGCTTTCACGTAGATCATTATCAAAAGCCCTTGGATAAGATCTCCGAGCGTTTATCTGGGCTGTTTAAAGAGCTCATTGCGGCTACACGAGACTCAAACGAAGCCCAAGCTCACCGTATTATCACAGCTACCCGCGACATCGGCGGAATCTGCGATGACCTCATCGAAGCGCTGCTGGGTGAAGAAGAGGCGGTTGAGTTTCATGAGGCCGTGGCGTATTCGCTGTTGGCGCGCCACTACAAGCGGGTTTCTTCCCACTTGGCCAATATTGCCACAGCGGTGACTGGGCGTTTGGAGGATCTGGACTTTCCCAGCGAGGCCGATGACCGCGCGCTAGATTAACGTCGCCTAGGTTGAAAAAGACAAGCAGCTCCCTTTAGTGGTGCTGCTTGTTTTGTATATGCTCCCATCGCATTGCTGGCACACCCCTCCAAACGTTATAATAGCGGATTAACTTTCCACGCCCCACTTCCTCTTCAATCAGGGTGTTGCCGCTATGCTACGTATGGCCCAAGAAGCACTTACGTTCGATGACGTACTCCTCGTTCCCGGCTTCTCCGATGTTCTGCCCAAGGATGTCAGCCTCAAAACCCGCCTGACCCGCAATATTTCACTCAATATCCCGCTGCTTTCCGCTGCAATGGATACCGTTACCGAAGCGCGTCTAGCAATTGCGATGGCTCAGGAAGGCGGCATCGGCATTATCCATAAGAGCATGACCATGAGCCAGCAAGCCGCTGAAGTGCGCAAGGTTAAAAAGCACGAAAGCGTGATTGTAAAAGACCCGGTTACCGTTAGCCCTAAGGCGAAGCTGGATGACCTGCTGGCGATGGCGCGCGAGAACGGCTTCTCTGGCTTCCCCGTCGTAGAAGGCGAAACCCTGGTGGGTATTGTGACCGAGCGTGATATGCGCTTCCAGCCCAACCACGGCGACAGCGTTGCGGACATCATGACTCCCCGCGAGCGGTTGGTGACCGTTAAAGAAGGCACCGACCTTGAAACCAGCAAAGCCAAAATGCGCGAACACCGCATTGAGAAAATGCTGATCGTCGATGACGAGTTCCACCTGCGCGGTTTGGTTACCTTCCAGGATATCGAAAAAGCCCGTACTTACCCGATGGCTGCCAAAGATAGCGATGGTCGCCTGTTGGTGGGTGCTGCCGTTGGTACTGGCCCCGAAACGCCTGATCGGGTTGCTGCCCTGGCCGAAGCCGGTGTGGATGTGATCATTGTTGATACCGCCCACGGTCACTCTAAAGGCGTTATCGATCGCGTGCGCTGGATCAAAGAACACTTCCCGAACATCCAAGTCATTGGCGGCAATATCGCCACTGCCGCTGCCGCCAAAGCGCTGGCCGAAGCGGGCGCAGACGCCGTTAAAGTCGGCATTGGCCCCGGTTCTATCTGCACCACGCGTATTGTGGCAGGCGTTGGCGTTCCGCAAATCACCGCAGTGTCTAACGTGGCAGAAGCGCTGAAAGAGTTTGATATTCCGCTGATCGCCGATGGTGGCATTCGCTTCTCTGGCGACTTAGCCAAAGCCATCGCTGCTGGCGCAAGCGCCGTAATGGTCGGTGGCCTGCTAGCCGGTACCGAAGAAGCGCCGGGTGAAGTCGAGCTTTACCAAGGCCGTACCTATAAAGCCTACCGTGGTATGGGCTCCATGGGTGCCATGTCTCAGAACCAGGGCAGCGCCGACCGCTACTTCCAAGATAAAGCCGAAGGTGCCGAGAAGTTGGTGCCGGAAGGCATTGAAGGCCGCGTACCCTATAAAGGCATGATGGGCGCTATTGTTCACCAGCTGATGGGTGGCCTGCGCGCTTCCATGGGCTACACCGGCTGCCGCGATATTCAAGAAATGCGCACCAAGCCGGAATTTGTACAAATTACCAGCGCTGGCTTTAACGAATCCCACGTTCACAACGTGCAGATCACCAAAGAAGCTCCCAACTACCGGGTAAGCTAACCAGCACGTTTAGTAAAATGGCGCGGCGAGCATTGCAGCTCGCCGCTTGCTTTTTGGCCTTACCAGCGGCCCCACACCGCTTAACCGAGACCCCGCCATGAGTGACATTCACGCCCATAAGATTCTGATTCTTGACTTCGGCTCACAGTACACCCAGCTGATCGCCCGCCGTGTACGTGAGATCGGTGTATTCTCCGAAATCCGCGCCTTCGATATCACCGAAGAAGAAATTCGCGAATACAACCCTAACGGCATCATCCTGGCCGGTGGCCCGGAATCCGTGACCGAGTTGGATTCCCCGCGAGCACCGGCGTGCGTGTTCGAAATGGGCTTGCCGGTGTTTGGTATTTGCTACGGCATGCAGACCATGGCCGAGCAGCTTGGCGGCAAAGTGGAAGGTTCCAACCAGCGCGAATTTGGCTACGCCCAGATTCAAATAGATGCTGAAAACGCGCTGTTCAAAGACATTAAAGACCACGTCGACGCCAGCACTGGCAAAGCATTACTTGATGTGTGGATGAGCCACGGCGATAAAGTAGCCCAAGTGCCTGACACCTTCACCGTGACCGCTTCCACGCCGAGCTGCCCCATTGCCGCCATGGCCTGGGAAGAGAAACAGTTCTACGGCGTACAGTTCCACCCAGAAGTGACCCACACCCTGCAAGGCCAGCGCATTCTTGAGCACTTCGTACTGGATATTTGCGGTGCCGAAAAACTGTGGACGCCTGCACAAATCATCGAAGACCAAGTAAGCCGCGTGCGCGAGCAAGTGGGCGACCGCCATGTACTGCTTGGCCTTTCCGGTGGTGTCGATTCTTCGGTTGTGGCGGCGTTGCTGCACAAAGCCATTGGCGACCAACTGACCTGTGTCTTCGTCGATAACGGCCTGCTACGCAAAAACGAAGGCGACCAAGTCATGGAAACCTTCGCCAAGCACATGGGCGTGAAGGTGATTCGTGTCGACGCCGAAGAGCTGTTCCTTGGCAAGCTTGCGGGCGAGAAAGACCCGGAAGCCAAGCGCAAAATTATCGGCAACACCTTTATCGACGTGTTCGATGAAGAAGCCAGCAAAATCGACGGCGTCGACTTCCTGGCCCAGGGCACCATCTACCCGGACGTGATCGAATCCGCGGCCTCTAAAACCGGCAAAGCCCACGTGATCAAATCCCACCACAACGTCGGTGGCCTGCCGGAAACCATGAAGCTCAAGCTGGTCGAGCCGCTGCGCGAACTGTTTAAAGACGAAGTGCGCAAACTCGGCCTCGAACTCGGCCTGCCTTACGATATGGTCTACCGCCACCCGTTCCCTGGCCCCGGCCTGGGCGTGCGTATTCTGGGTGAAGTGAAGAAAGAGTACGCCGACATTCTGCGTGATGCCGACGCCATCTACATTGAAGAACTACGCGCCGCAGGTTGGTACGAAAAAACCAGCCAAGCCTTCGCCGTGTTCCTACCGGTGAAATCGGTAGGTGTAGTAGGCGACGGCCGCCGCTACGAATGGGTTATCGCGCTACGCGCCGTCGAAACCATCGACTTCATGACCGCCCGCTGGGCGCACCTGCCCTACGAGCTGCTGGAGAAAGTTTCCAACCGTATTATCAATGAGTTGGAAGGTGTTTCTCGGGTTACCTACGATGTTAGCAGCAAGCCGCCAGCTACTATTGAGTGGGAGTGAGTGGTTACTTACTGATGTTGTTCGCCAAAACCCGCCGAAAGGCGGGTTTTTTGCTATGTTCATGATCCTGTACTACCAAATCGAAACTGGCCGAGCGACACCGGAGGACTTTTAGAAGGCGTTCACCACTATCCGCCAGGTGACAAGGAACTAAGGCAAAAGATAAGACAGAACGAATGACTAGGAAGAACAGCACTCCTATCAAAGTGTACTGCCTGCCCGAGGAAAAAGAGCAGGTCGAAGCGCAGGCAAAACGAGTTGGTATGAGTGCACGGTACTTACGCGAAGTCGGTCAGGGTTATCACATCTCTGGTGTGGTGGATTATCAGCAGGTACGAGAACTGGCCCGGATCAACGGCGACCTTGGCCGCTTGGGTGGCCTATTGAAGCTATGGCTTACCGATGACGTGCGCACGGCTCAGTTCGGCCAGTCAACAGTCCTTGCTGTTCTCAGCAAGATTGAAACGACGCAGGAGGAAATGGGCAAGATCATGACCAGGGTCGTTATGCCGAGGTCTGAATTATGAAGCTGAGAACGGACTCAATACTAAGATAAGGCGGTGCAGCCCGCCTTATCTTTGATTAATCTTTTAATGGGACGCCCATTGGCAAGTATATCTTATTATTAGGGCGCTTTTTTTCTTCGAAGTGGATGGATAGCGATAGATAAATGATTGAGTTTCTTGCCAGTTTTATTAGCGTCATTAGCCGGGACTCAAATTGACTCATAGGTATTAATAGAGAATGTGAGCTTAATTTTTTCTTTTCATAAAGATCCGATTCGAGCTTTTTCAGGTCGGATTCTAGTGTTTTGGATTCTTCAGGGGGCAAGGGGGGGTGTAACTGCTCTCTTGTTTTTTTAATTTCTAGATTAAGCTTTTCTAATTCACTATCATGATAACTGTTATGTGGGGTCGTTAGCTCATAGCCGAAATCATCTACTATTTTAAGTGACCTATGCTCCATGGCATTCCTAATTTCAGAAAATGCCTTAGCGTCTGGGTCTATCCACTTTGAAACAGATGAAGTGTCTTTAACGTCGCGAATATCTTTTAATATATAAAATAAAGCATGAATGAAATGATTGTCGCTAGTCCCTAGCTTTTTATTTGGCTTCCAATTTTTTCTCCAGTTACTTGACTTGAAGTCTCTAAATAGGTTGTCAATACTTATCATGTTGTCATCTTTTATATCGTTGAGATCAAAAAATCGACTTAATAAATAAGCGATTTTGTCGAATAATGAATAAAGTATCCGGAATGACGTTTTATAATGACTGATTTTTAGGTTGTTTATCGAGTGAGACATGTCGTCAACATGTCGATATGTTGAGTTATAGAAGTGATGTTCTTCATCAGGTATGCTGTGGGCAGTAAAAAACAAGTAGCGTGCGTAGCAGTAGTCATTTTTTATTTCATCGAAGTTGCCATGATACGCTAGCTCTTCATGCATAGTGAGTGTTGAGTTTATGGATTGAGAGAAAGAAGGAAGAGCAAGAACATCCTGATGGGATATTTCAAAATCGCAGACATCATTTAGGTCGTTAATAAATAGCTTATTCTTTGCACACCATTGCAGGTATTGTTTTTCCTTTCTCGTTTTTGAGCTGTTATATTCTTCTGAAAAGTAATCGAAGGAAGATTCCTCAAAGTTCTTCTCGAACCATTCCTTGAATTTAATTAAGTACCCATTCCCCTCTAAATCGACTCTGTGTTCAGGATATAGTTCTTCGATATTATCTGCGGCCTCTTTGGTAAGCCTGTAGGCTATAAAATAGTGATACTCTTTGTGCCCGTTGTCATAAAGAGATTCGCCAAGAAATAGCTGGTTTCTAGCCTTTGATGCAATCGCTTCTATTTTTCTATTTATAGCTATGGCTTCATCATAAAAAGGTATGCAACATAAAACCCTTCCTTGAGAAGAAAGGTGGTTAGCCAAGTTAGTTAGAACCATCGACTTAAGGTTATTAAATGCCTGAATATTTTCAGACATGTTATTCCAATCAGGTTTTGGTATTCTGTGAAGAGATTTTCTGTAATAGATTATGGCTTTCATTAGGTCGTCTGAGTACCATTCAACCCTCCGAGTCTCGTAAAGTACGGAATAGCAGTTTGCTATTGTGTAAAGGTAATGAGCCTCATAAAGAGAGTGTTCAAAATCAAAGTCTTTTGATGTCAATCTCTCAATAAGACTTTCCAGAGCTTCATAGTCTCTGTTTAGTATATGTAAATCAGCCTCTTCACTTAAATCGTTAATCTCATCTATTGTCATGACCATGAAGAACTCCTTTTTTCATTTAATATCGAAAATTTACTAGTTATCATAAATCGACAGAAATTTTTTCTTTTGCTAAAAAATATACACTGAGCAATTTATTCTTAGTATAAGTTTGAGAGGCGGTATGAGCGAACAAGAGTGCCGAGCGTCACAGGCATAGTGCGCAAAAAAGCTCAAACCGGAGCTTATGAGGCGTGGAAGCTTGTTACTGGTTGTGATAACCATCAAAGCGGGTGCTTAGCCCCTCAATTTAATTTGAGATATTTTGGAAATACAGTGAGAACGAACGGATAGTCTCAGAGAGCTAGGGTTAACTTGGTAAAACGACGCGTATGAGATTTGAGACGCTTCTCAATCACTGCCGTGCGCTCGCCTGTTTCAATTGCGCTTGAGCTGGCCACTGCACGCAAAATACGCTTGCGGGAAACAGTGACTTTATCAGTTGGAGTTTTACGAACCATCACAATACTCCTAGAGCAGATTGTTAGGTGTCATTATAGCAGTAACCCCGCAGGGCTAGCGTGCTTGTTGCCTCGTCTGTGTTTGCTGAAAAGCCTACTCGTTAGTGGGATTTGCAGCAAAACACTCAAGGCTATTCAGGATGTACGCTTGGCAAACATTTAAGCAGGGCAGTCGTTAAACTATTTTGGCTCATTCAGGCAGAAAATAAGAAACGATATCCATCTCTTTGTGAGGAATGCCAATGATTTCAATACATTCCTGGCCGATTAGATAAAAGATAACGTGCTGGCCCTGAGGGTAGCTGTAATAACCCTCGCTAACATCCGAGCGGTGCTTTCCCAGCTGGGGATTTTCTGCGAGCCAGTGAAACCGTTTTTCAAAATTCTTCAAATAGGTATTTCGTTGGTTCTTGCCCCATTGCCACTCTGTATAGCGGCCGATATTTTTTAAATCGTCTCTTGCTCTCAGCGTGATATGGAAAGTGGGCATCAAGCCTCGCTATCCAAGTCGTTGATTAGGGCATCCATCGAAAAATCATCCACGAATTCACCTGCTCTCGCTTGCTCTGCACCTTGAGCTAAGTGAGTGCGAAGCGCTTCAAGTTTGCTTTTGCGCTCTTCCATTGCACGTAACGCATCACGCACAACCTCACTGGCGGAGCCATAGCGGCCGCTGGCGACCTCGTTTCTGATAAAGACTTCCCAGTGCTCCCCTAAGCTAAGACTGGTTGTAGCCATGATTCTCTTCCTATATTCAAAAGTAACAAATATGAATATAGGTACGGTTGGCAAGGTTAGCAAGAGAGGTAATCTCTGTCTGTCAGGCTTGCTGTTCATTTTTACACTTTGGCTCGGGTGAAGCTTTGCATTGTTAGCCCATGAGCCGAATATAAACCGTAATCGGCTCATAATATGATCTGAATAGGCAGGGAAATCGGCTCATTTACCTCTGGGAGCAGCAATATTGACCGCTTTTGGCGTAGGGAGTACACAGGCCGCTATGCGATGACTGATGCTCTATGTCATCGTCATGGAATATGGTTGGTTGATGGCTTTTAAGGTGCCAGCCTATAACGACAAAGCTTTCACTATCCGGAAATTCCGGATAGTTCGTCAAGAGGGGAAGTGGCAGGTTCAGCGGGAGATTGATCACTACACTCTGGACATGATTATCTCGGTTGGTTATCGGGTGGAATCTCAGCGTGGCGTCCAATTTCGCTGGGCTCTCAAAGACCATCTGGTGCAGGGCTATCCCCTCAATCAACGCCGTCTAACCGAATGTGGTAGATGCGCGGTAGCTCATTTACTTCCAGAAGGCGTATTCCCAATCGCTGCACGGTAACATGTAGACACTTCCACGCCTGTCTTGCGAGGCTGGCGTTTCACTTCCTGCCTAGGCCTATTTGTCATGACACGCGTTGCTATTTTTGTGGATACCCAGAACGTCTATTACACCGTGCGCGAAGCCTACGGCAAACACTTTGATTATCGCCGATTTTGGGCGAAGGTGACGGCGGACCGTGAAGTACTCACCGCTCGCTGCTATGCCATTGATAAGGGCGATGCCAAGCAGCGTGAGTTCCAGAATATCCTCCGCTCGATTGGGTTTGAGGTCAGGCTCAAGCCATTCATCCAGCGCTCGGATGGTTCTGCCAAGGGCGACTGGGACGTGGGGATCACGCTGGATGCTATCGAGTACGCGGCGAAAGCGGATGTGGTGGTGCTGGTCTCCGGCGATGGCGATTTCGATCTTCTGGCCCAGAAAATCCGTGAAGTACATGGCAAGCGTGTCGAGGTCTATGGCGTGCCCCAGCTCAGCGCAGCCTCTCTCATCAATGCCGCGAGCGAGTTTATTCCCATCGAGCGGGGATTGCTGTTGGGGTGAATGAGAGGGCTGAGCCGAATAATCCTTAGGCCTTTTCGATACCATCTACCAAAAAGACGCGGTAATCGGCACCCTGGAAACGGTGCTTACGGGCTTCCTGATAGGCGGGGCTTTCGTACCAGGCGCGGGCGGCGGCCATATCGGGGAAGCGTAGAATCACCGCACCTTCCATGGCGCTACCTTCGAGCACCTCAAACTCACCATAGAAGGCGAGCGGTTGTGGGTCGTGGCCTTCACGGGCGGCTTTGGCCTTTTCGCTGTAGCGTTTCATTTCTTCGTTATCGTGGGTGTGCTCACGGGTCAGTACGATGTAGGCGGGCATGCGGTTCTCCTCGTTGGTATAAAATGCGCTATGCAATCATACCTTTTATTGGTCAGGGGCTGTCCACTTGCTCTCAAAACCTTGCTCTCAAAGCCTTACCCCCGCAGTCTTACTCCTAAAGCCCCGCTAGCAAGCCACTTACCTATTCGATTGCCTTGATAGCATCTGTCGGTATGATGCTTTGGATGTTGTCCATCATTATGGCCCCTTTACCATGAGCTTCTATGACTCAATCTAAAACGCCTTTCATTGTGGTGCTGAGCTTGGCAATGACCATGATGCTGGGCCCGTTTTCCATGGATACGTACCTGCCAGCCTTTCCGATTATCGGTGAATCACTGGGGGTTTCTCAGCAGGCGGTGTCACTGAGTGTTTCGGTGTATGTCTTCGCGATGGCGTTTGGTCAGTTAATCGGCGGTGCGCTTTCAGACCGTTTCGGGCGCCAGCGGGTGTTGATGAGTGGGCTGGCGATTTTTGCGCTCTCAAGCATTGTGATTGGTATGGCGGATTCCTTAAATACGCTGCTCTGGGGGCGTGCAGTGCAGGCCCTTGGGGCTGGTTTTACCCTGGTATCTGTACCGGCGCTGGTGCGTGACCGGGTGGCGGGCCGTGATGCCGCGAAACTGTTTTCGATGATGGGCTTTATCATGGTACTGGCGCCAGGTATTGCGCCAAGCGTAGGCAGCGTGATTCTGACGCTAGGCTCCTGGCACACTATCTTTTTCGCCTTGGCGGTCTACGCGTTGCTGCTGGTGCCATTGCTGGTACGGGTACTCTTTACCGGTACGGGCAAGGTGTCTCGCATGAAAAGCCCTAAGATGAGCTTGCTGGCGCGTTATAAATTGGTTCTGTCGACAAAGCCGGCTCTGCCGTTCATCGTTTGGCAGGCTGCCTCATTTTCTACTCTGATGATGTTTATCACCTATGCCTCATTTATTTATCAGGGGCATTTCGGCCAGTCGCCTTCGGCGTTTTCGATGCTGTTTGCCGCGAATATCGTCGCGATGCTTATCTTCAATATTCTCAATCGAATCCTGCTTTCCAGGTTGCCGTCGCTGCGTATTCTGCAGTTGGCAACGGGCTGTCAGGGGGTCGGCATACTGCTGCTGGTGATGGCTGCCTTTATGGAGTGGCCGCTGTACGCTTTCCTACCCGCTATGATGCTGACCATCGGCTCGATAGGGGCGATCTCACCGAATATCCAGGCCTGCTTTTTGGAGTACTTTCCCACCAGTGGCGGCACGGCCGCAGCGCTTTTGGGTGCTGCCCAGTTCGGGGTCGCCGGGCTGCTCAGCGCACTGTCCGCTATGTTGCCGCATACGCTTGAAGCGGTCATTCTAGCCATGG containing:
- the guaA gene encoding glutamine-hydrolyzing GMP synthase is translated as MSDIHAHKILILDFGSQYTQLIARRVREIGVFSEIRAFDITEEEIREYNPNGIILAGGPESVTELDSPRAPACVFEMGLPVFGICYGMQTMAEQLGGKVEGSNQREFGYAQIQIDAENALFKDIKDHVDASTGKALLDVWMSHGDKVAQVPDTFTVTASTPSCPIAAMAWEEKQFYGVQFHPEVTHTLQGQRILEHFVLDICGAEKLWTPAQIIEDQVSRVREQVGDRHVLLGLSGGVDSSVVAALLHKAIGDQLTCVFVDNGLLRKNEGDQVMETFAKHMGVKVIRVDAEELFLGKLAGEKDPEAKRKIIGNTFIDVFDEEASKIDGVDFLAQGTIYPDVIESAASKTGKAHVIKSHHNVGGLPETMKLKLVEPLRELFKDEVRKLGLELGLPYDMVYRHPFPGPGLGVRILGEVKKEYADILRDADAIYIEELRAAGWYEKTSQAFAVFLPVKSVGVVGDGRRYEWVIALRAVETIDFMTARWAHLPYELLEKVSNRIINELEGVSRVTYDVSSKPPATIEWE
- a CDS encoding NYN domain-containing protein; amino-acid sequence: MTRVAIFVDTQNVYYTVREAYGKHFDYRRFWAKVTADREVLTARCYAIDKGDAKQREFQNILRSIGFEVRLKPFIQRSDGSAKGDWDVGITLDAIEYAAKADVVVLVSGDGDFDLLAQKIREVHGKRVEVYGVPQLSAASLINAASEFIPIERGLLLG
- the guaB gene encoding IMP dehydrogenase; the encoded protein is MLRMAQEALTFDDVLLVPGFSDVLPKDVSLKTRLTRNISLNIPLLSAAMDTVTEARLAIAMAQEGGIGIIHKSMTMSQQAAEVRKVKKHESVIVKDPVTVSPKAKLDDLLAMARENGFSGFPVVEGETLVGIVTERDMRFQPNHGDSVADIMTPRERLVTVKEGTDLETSKAKMREHRIEKMLIVDDEFHLRGLVTFQDIEKARTYPMAAKDSDGRLLVGAAVGTGPETPDRVAALAEAGVDVIIVDTAHGHSKGVIDRVRWIKEHFPNIQVIGGNIATAAAAKALAEAGADAVKVGIGPGSICTTRIVAGVGVPQITAVSNVAEALKEFDIPLIADGGIRFSGDLAKAIAAGASAVMVGGLLAGTEEAPGEVELYQGRTYKAYRGMGSMGAMSQNQGSADRYFQDKAEGAEKLVPEGIEGRVPYKGMMGAIVHQLMGGLRASMGYTGCRDIQEMRTKPEFVQITSAGFNESHVHNVQITKEAPNYRVS
- a CDS encoding multidrug effflux MFS transporter; this encodes MTQSKTPFIVVLSLAMTMMLGPFSMDTYLPAFPIIGESLGVSQQAVSLSVSVYVFAMAFGQLIGGALSDRFGRQRVLMSGLAIFALSSIVIGMADSLNTLLWGRAVQALGAGFTLVSVPALVRDRVAGRDAAKLFSMMGFIMVLAPGIAPSVGSVILTLGSWHTIFFALAVYALLLVPLLVRVLFTGTGKVSRMKSPKMSLLARYKLVLSTKPALPFIVWQAASFSTLMMFITYASFIYQGHFGQSPSAFSMLFAANIVAMLIFNILNRILLSRLPSLRILQLATGCQGVGILLLVMAAFMEWPLYAFLPAMMLTIGSIGAISPNIQACFLEYFPTSGGTAAALLGAAQFGVAGLLSALSAMLPHTLEAVILAMAACGLVAYVMLARSIIKGRATTEAP
- a CDS encoding DUF1330 domain-containing protein, with translation MPAYIVLTREHTHDNEEMKRYSEKAKAAREGHDPQPLAFYGEFEVLEGSAMEGAVILRFPDMAAARAWYESPAYQEARKHRFQGADYRVFLVDGIEKA
- a CDS encoding type II toxin-antitoxin system ParD family antitoxin; this translates as MATTSLSLGEHWEVFIRNEVASGRYGSASEVVRDALRAMEERKSKLEALRTHLAQGAEQARAGEFVDDFSMDALINDLDSEA
- a CDS encoding LA2681 family HEPN domain-containing protein — protein: MVMTIDEINDLSEEADLHILNRDYEALESLIERLTSKDFDFEHSLYEAHYLYTIANCYSVLYETRRVEWYSDDLMKAIIYYRKSLHRIPKPDWNNMSENIQAFNNLKSMVLTNLANHLSSQGRVLCCIPFYDEAIAINRKIEAIASKARNQLFLGESLYDNGHKEYHYFIAYRLTKEAADNIEELYPEHRVDLEGNGYLIKFKEWFEKNFEESSFDYFSEEYNSSKTRKEKQYLQWCAKNKLFINDLNDVCDFEISHQDVLALPSFSQSINSTLTMHEELAYHGNFDEIKNDYCYARYLFFTAHSIPDEEHHFYNSTYRHVDDMSHSINNLKISHYKTSFRILYSLFDKIAYLLSRFFDLNDIKDDNMISIDNLFRDFKSSNWRKNWKPNKKLGTSDNHFIHALFYILKDIRDVKDTSSVSKWIDPDAKAFSEIRNAMEHRSLKIVDDFGYELTTPHNSYHDSELEKLNLEIKKTREQLHPPLPPEESKTLESDLKKLESDLYEKKKLSSHSLLIPMSQFESRLMTLIKLARNSIIYLSLSIHFEEKKRPNNKIYLPMGVPLKD
- a CDS encoding virulence RhuM family protein codes for the protein MLYVIVMEYGWLMAFKVPAYNDKAFTIRKFRIVRQEGKWQVQREIDHYTLDMIISVGYRVESQRGVQFRWALKDHLVQGYPLNQRRLTECGRCAVAHLLPEGVFPIAAR
- a CDS encoding type II toxin-antitoxin system RelE/ParE family toxin — protein: MPTFHITLRARDDLKNIGRYTEWQWGKNQRNTYLKNFEKRFHWLAENPQLGKHRSDVSEGYYSYPQGQHVIFYLIGQECIEIIGIPHKEMDIVSYFLPE
- a CDS encoding PhoU domain-containing protein, with protein sequence MFKQLYSALTSETSIDQAYADLTKMLEHGAWMFARANEVLYSTVPAEDVRQPLYQRDVAVNELERSIRRKVLRHLTVNPGHDVAICLALMSVAKDAERIGDYCKNVFEVGAFYSEGFHVDHYQKPLDKISERLSGLFKELIAATRDSNEAQAHRIITATRDIGGICDDLIEALLGEEEAVEFHEAVAYSLLARHYKRVSSHLANIATAVTGRLEDLDFPSEADDRALD